In the Lepidochelys kempii isolate rLepKem1 chromosome 3, rLepKem1.hap2, whole genome shotgun sequence genome, one interval contains:
- the IRAK1BP1 gene encoding interleukin-1 receptor-associated kinase 1-binding protein 1: protein MSLAALPLPPARVFAELLAPPLGRRGRESEPVPGLPGGRSTPVPPGREVHVSGSAELRAAPDRARVSIRLGSRKGEAGEARSSVSRRLEYIAQSARQRGVQEENVTVTKDFSRVENAYQMEAEVCITFSDFGKMQNICNLLVEKLGSSVIISPPHFYHTAEAIDTLRRQVCLAAVGNTRQKAQEVCRLFGQSLGKPLLIREEEMKEWEGQIDSHPSNSSDTLTVQQRIQSATIYASSKVFAIFEIKGREKRKNKLI from the exons ATGTCGCTGGCCGCGCTGCCGCTACCTCCCGCGCGGGTGTTCGCGGAGCTTTTAGCCCCGCCGCTCGGGCGCCGCGGGCGGGAGAGCGAGCCGGTGCCGGGGCTCCCCGGCGGTCGCAGCACCCCAGTGCCGCCAGGGCGGGAGGTTCATGTGAGCGGCAGCGCAGAGCTGCGTGCGGCCCCGGACCGGGCGCGGGTCTCCATCCggctggggagcaggaagggggaggCCGGGGAGGCGCGGAGCAGCGTGAGCCGGCGGCTGGAGTACATCGCGCAGAGCGCTCGGCAGCGCGGGGTGCAG GAAGAAAATGTGACTGTGACAAAGGATTTTAGTAGAGTAGAAAATGCTTATCAAATGGAAGCAGAG GTCTGCATTACATTTAGTGATTTTGGAAAAATGCAGAACATTTGCAACTTACTCGTTGAGAAACTGGGTAGTTCTGTTATCATCAGTCCACCACACTTCTACCATACAGCAGAGGCTATAGACACCCTTCG GCGTCAAGTATGTCTTGCTGCTGTTGGGAACACACGTCAAAAAGCTCAAGAGGTCTGTCGACTGTTTGGCCAGTCACTGGGAAAACCACTGCTAATCAGAGAAGAGGAAATGAAAGAGTGGGAAGGCCAAATAGACAGTCACCCATCCAACTCCTCAGACACACTCACTGTGCAGCAGAGAATCCAAAGTGCCACTATTTATGCTTCTTCAAAAGTATTTGCTATTTTTGAGataaagggaagagaaaagaggaaaaacaagcttATCTAG